Proteins found in one Methylobacterium sp. CB376 genomic segment:
- a CDS encoding response regulator — protein MHPVCIVMIEDDEGHARLIERNIRRAGVNNEILPFRDGTSALAYLLGPDGTGEVSAGRHLLILLDLNLPDMTGLDILETVKANPHTRRSPVVVLTTTDDSREIQRCYDFGANVYITKPVNYDGFANAIRQLGLFFSVMQVPENP, from the coding sequence ATGCATCCCGTCTGCATCGTGATGATCGAGGACGACGAGGGCCACGCCCGGCTCATCGAGCGCAACATCCGCCGGGCCGGCGTGAACAACGAGATCCTGCCGTTCCGGGACGGCACCTCGGCGCTCGCCTACCTGCTCGGGCCGGACGGCACCGGCGAGGTCAGCGCGGGGCGCCACCTCCTGATCCTGCTCGACCTCAACCTGCCGGACATGACCGGCCTCGACATCCTGGAGACCGTGAAGGCGAACCCGCATACCCGGCGCTCGCCCGTGGTCGTCCTCACCACCACGGACGACAGCCGCGAGATCCAGCGCTGCTACGACTTCGGCGCCAACGTCTACATCACCAAGCCGGTGAACTACGACGGCTTCGCGAACGCGATCCGGCAGCTCGGCCTGTTCTTCTCGGTGATGCAGGTGCCCGAGAATCCATGA
- a CDS encoding CHASE domain-containing protein, with protein sequence MRDGERFARLVDAQAEDIRERLDTYAALLRGAAGLYAASREVSRAEFAAYVARLRLGELYPGIRGLGFAQRFAPGEREALRRRLGAEGAPEPWPETGAPDPTAIVALEPADRRNAAAMGFDMSSEPTRREAMARARDGAEVALSGKVELVQEIDRDRQPGFLLYLPVYAGEAIPEAVADRRGALRGFVYAPFRAGDFFPQVVTRRTAGGARELAYAVHDGAVPDASEPMPERLLYASAPGAGRPEAGLAARRALTLAGRTWTLSAAATPAFAHDPAGALAPTIGGLGLVLTLLLAGGALAQVRVSRRSEEARLALQEETARLERLNRAGASLAAEHDLGRLVQSIIDNATALTGAAYGAFFERVPAGREGDPEEAWRLFSLTGAPREAFTRFGLPRATALFAPTFRADGVVRSDDVAADARYGSHGGMPEGHLPVRSYLAVPVVSGSGETLGALLFGHPEPGRFGTREERLILGFAGQAGIALDNARLLISVRHEQDRFRAAVRAVRGVLWTNDAAGRMTGEQPGWAAITGQTRAEYEGYGWARAVHPDDAQPSIDAWNAAVAARRTFVFEHRVRSRDGTWRPYAIRAVPILEPDGRIREWVGVHTDITAQREAEAELRESNEEIQRYAYIVSHDLRAPLVNVMGFTSELEALQEEIRGALEGHPQAAQIDGDMSEALGFIRAAITKMEGLIAAILKLSREGRRNFRPEPLDMTAVIQGLADAQRHQADAVGARVSVAPGLPPITADRLAIEQIFSNLIDNALKYLSPERPGRIAVAAEAAPGDRVRFAVSDNGRGIAPQDHARVFELFRRAGAQDRPGEGIGLAHVKALVRSLGGRIEVASRLGEGTTFTVTLPRRPVASAPGPDRAGFEGTPEAAPGGAPGMAAE encoded by the coding sequence GTGCGGGACGGCGAGCGGTTCGCGCGGCTCGTCGACGCGCAGGCCGAGGACATCCGCGAGCGGCTCGACACCTACGCGGCGCTCCTGCGCGGCGCGGCCGGGCTCTACGCGGCGAGCCGGGAGGTCAGCCGGGCGGAATTCGCCGCCTACGTGGCGCGGCTGCGCCTCGGGGAGCTCTATCCGGGCATCCGCGGCCTCGGCTTCGCGCAGCGCTTCGCCCCCGGCGAGCGCGAGGCGCTGCGGCGGCGGCTCGGCGCGGAGGGCGCGCCCGAGCCGTGGCCGGAGACCGGAGCGCCGGACCCCACCGCCATCGTCGCGCTCGAACCCGCGGACCGGCGCAACGCCGCCGCGATGGGCTTCGACATGTCCTCCGAGCCGACGCGCCGGGAGGCGATGGCGCGGGCCCGCGACGGCGCCGAGGTCGCGCTCTCGGGCAAGGTCGAACTCGTCCAGGAGATCGACCGCGACCGCCAGCCGGGCTTCCTGCTCTACCTCCCGGTCTACGCGGGGGAGGCCATCCCGGAGGCGGTCGCGGACCGGCGCGGCGCCCTGCGCGGCTTCGTCTACGCCCCGTTCCGGGCGGGCGACTTCTTCCCGCAGGTGGTCACCCGCCGCACCGCGGGCGGCGCGCGCGAACTCGCCTACGCGGTCCATGACGGCGCCGTGCCCGATGCCTCGGAGCCGATGCCCGAGCGGCTCCTCTACGCCTCCGCGCCCGGGGCGGGCCGGCCGGAAGCCGGCCTGGCGGCGCGGCGCGCCCTCACCCTGGCGGGCCGGACCTGGACCCTGAGCGCCGCCGCGACGCCGGCCTTCGCGCACGACCCGGCCGGGGCGCTCGCGCCGACGATCGGCGGGCTCGGCCTCGTCCTCACGCTGCTGCTCGCGGGCGGGGCCCTCGCCCAGGTCCGGGTCAGCCGGCGCTCCGAGGAGGCGCGGCTCGCGCTCCAGGAGGAGACCGCGCGCCTGGAGCGGCTCAACCGCGCCGGCGCCTCCCTGGCCGCCGAGCACGATCTCGGCCGCCTCGTCCAGAGCATCATCGACAACGCCACCGCCCTCACGGGGGCGGCCTACGGCGCCTTCTTCGAGCGCGTGCCGGCCGGGCGCGAGGGCGATCCGGAGGAGGCCTGGCGCCTGTTCAGCCTGACGGGCGCGCCGCGCGAGGCCTTCACGCGCTTCGGCCTGCCCCGTGCCACCGCGCTCTTCGCCCCGACCTTCCGGGCCGACGGGGTGGTGCGCTCGGACGACGTGGCGGCGGATGCCCGCTACGGCTCCCACGGCGGCATGCCGGAGGGCCACCTGCCCGTGCGCAGCTACCTCGCGGTGCCGGTCGTCTCCGGCTCGGGCGAGACGCTCGGCGCCCTGCTCTTCGGCCATCCCGAGCCGGGCCGCTTCGGGACCCGGGAGGAGCGCCTGATCCTGGGCTTCGCCGGGCAGGCCGGGATCGCCCTCGACAATGCGCGCCTCCTGATCTCGGTGCGCCACGAGCAGGACCGCTTCCGCGCCGCGGTGCGGGCGGTGCGGGGCGTGCTCTGGACCAACGACGCGGCCGGCCGGATGACCGGCGAGCAGCCCGGCTGGGCGGCCATCACCGGGCAGACCCGCGCCGAGTACGAGGGCTACGGCTGGGCGCGGGCGGTGCATCCCGACGACGCGCAGCCGAGCATCGACGCCTGGAACGCGGCCGTCGCGGCGCGGCGGACCTTCGTGTTCGAGCACCGGGTGCGCAGCCGCGACGGCACGTGGCGGCCCTACGCGATCCGGGCCGTGCCGATCCTGGAGCCGGACGGGCGCATCCGCGAATGGGTCGGGGTCCACACCGACATCACCGCCCAGCGCGAGGCCGAGGCCGAGCTGCGCGAGTCGAACGAGGAGATCCAGCGCTACGCCTACATCGTCTCCCACGACCTGCGGGCGCCGCTCGTCAACGTGATGGGCTTCACGAGCGAGCTCGAGGCGCTGCAGGAGGAGATCCGCGGCGCGCTCGAGGGCCACCCGCAGGCGGCGCAGATCGACGGCGACATGAGCGAGGCCCTCGGCTTCATCCGGGCGGCGATCACCAAGATGGAGGGGCTGATCGCCGCGATCCTGAAGCTGTCGCGGGAGGGGCGGCGCAATTTCCGGCCCGAGCCCCTCGACATGACGGCGGTCATCCAGGGGCTCGCCGACGCGCAGCGCCACCAGGCCGACGCGGTCGGGGCAAGGGTGAGCGTCGCGCCCGGCCTGCCGCCGATCACCGCCGACCGGCTCGCGATCGAGCAGATCTTCTCCAACCTGATCGACAACGCCCTGAAATACCTGTCGCCCGAGCGGCCCGGCCGCATCGCCGTGGCGGCCGAGGCCGCCCCGGGCGACCGCGTGCGCTTCGCCGTCAGCGACAACGGGCGCGGCATCGCGCCCCAGGACCACGCCCGGGTCTTCGAGCTGTTCCGCCGGGCGGGCGCCCAGGACCGGCCGGGGGAGGGGATCGGGCTCGCCCACGTCAAGGCGCTGGTGCGCTCCCTCGGCGGGCGCATCGAGGTGGCCTCGCGGCTCGGCGAGGGCACCACCTTCACGGTGACGCTGCCGCGCCGCCCGGTCGCGAGCGCCCCCGGGCCGGACCGGGCCGGGTTCGAGGGCACCCCGGAGGCCGCCCCCGGGGGCGCGCCCGGGATGGCGGCCGAGTGA
- a CDS encoding invasion associated locus B family protein — protein sequence MRRAIGLRSVPAALAAALGLAGPVLAQPAPKPAVAPPPAASPAAPPVPAEPELTTASFGEWTLRCQRLAEGEKVTRFCEVAQAVQVQGQAAPLAQVALGRAPGEAGLRLTAVLPVTVSFPSGVRVGLEGKEGREAAALDLAWRRCLPAGCVADGATREDVLKRWRAGSEPGRLTFKDAAGRDVTLPLSFRGLDQALEALAKERA from the coding sequence ATGCGCCGCGCGATCGGGCTCCGCTCCGTCCCGGCCGCGCTCGCCGCGGCCCTCGGTCTCGCGGGGCCGGTGCTGGCGCAGCCCGCGCCCAAGCCGGCGGTCGCTCCGCCGCCCGCCGCATCGCCCGCCGCGCCGCCGGTCCCGGCCGAGCCGGAACTGACCACGGCGAGCTTCGGCGAGTGGACGCTGCGCTGCCAGCGCCTCGCCGAGGGCGAGAAGGTGACCCGGTTCTGCGAGGTGGCGCAGGCCGTCCAGGTCCAGGGTCAGGCCGCGCCCCTGGCGCAGGTCGCGCTGGGGCGGGCGCCCGGCGAGGCCGGCCTGCGGCTGACGGCGGTGCTGCCGGTGACGGTCAGCTTCCCGTCGGGCGTGCGGGTGGGCCTGGAGGGCAAGGAGGGCCGCGAGGCGGCGGCGCTCGATCTGGCCTGGCGGCGCTGCCTCCCGGCGGGCTGCGTGGCGGATGGGGCGACCAGGGAGGACGTGCTCAAGCGCTGGCGGGCCGGCAGCGAGCCGGGGCGGCTCACGTTCAAGGACGCCGCGGGCCGGGACGTGACGCTGCCGCTGTCGTTCCGCGGCCTCGATCAGGCCCTGGAGGCCCTCGCCAAGGAGCGCGCCTGA
- a CDS encoding SapC family protein → MTQLPLFYRAVVPLDREGHRGLRLANPQRFGFARGSHLVPAVVDEFAAACRHLPILFLPESLGPTPVFLTGLVPGRSALVSEDGTWTGRYLPAYLRRFPFILGESEGRPALVCLDDTAEGVLREEDAGESLALFGEDGAQTPPLQERVRLVADYAEAAKRTGALGRVLQDLGLLRGVTLHGKDPATGESHALHGALVVDEGALNGLSDEVFLRLRREGWLAAISAHLVSLQAIGDFALTFAPPAPANAESLGEAA, encoded by the coding sequence ATGACTCAGCTTCCCCTGTTCTACCGCGCCGTCGTGCCCCTCGACCGGGAGGGCCATCGCGGGCTGCGGCTGGCCAACCCGCAGCGTTTCGGCTTCGCGCGCGGGAGCCACCTCGTGCCCGCCGTGGTCGACGAGTTCGCCGCCGCCTGCCGCCACCTGCCGATCCTGTTCCTGCCCGAGAGCCTCGGCCCGACCCCGGTCTTCCTCACCGGCCTGGTGCCCGGCCGCTCGGCGCTGGTGAGCGAGGACGGCACCTGGACCGGGCGCTACCTGCCGGCCTATCTGCGCCGCTTCCCCTTCATCCTGGGCGAGAGCGAGGGCCGGCCCGCGCTGGTCTGCCTCGACGACACCGCCGAGGGCGTGCTGCGCGAGGAGGATGCGGGCGAGAGCCTGGCGCTGTTCGGGGAGGACGGGGCGCAGACGCCGCCGCTGCAGGAGCGGGTGCGGCTGGTGGCGGACTATGCCGAGGCGGCCAAGCGCACGGGCGCGCTCGGGCGGGTGCTGCAGGATCTGGGGCTGCTGCGCGGGGTGACGCTGCACGGGAAGGACCCGGCGACGGGGGAGAGCCACGCCCTGCACGGGGCGCTGGTGGTGGACGAGGGCGCGCTGAACGGCCTCTCGGACGAAGTCTTCCTGCGGTTGCGCCGGGAGGGCTGGCTGGCGGCGATCTCGGCCCATCTCGTCAGCCTGCAGGCGATCGGCGACTTCGCCCTCACCTTCGCGCCGCCGGCGCCGGCGAATGCCGAGAGCCTGGGGGAGGCCGCGTGA
- a CDS encoding tetratricopeptide repeat-containing glycosyltransferase family protein, with protein MTGAAELREALREQRAGQVEAALARCERLLAREPRNVAAARLAACLCFGLGRFEAALARYDRALALDPDHAETLRDRGVTLQALSRPEDSLASLERALARDPASAATWFDRANALVSLGRPEDALASLDRALALRPADPDALGNRGNVLHELGHLDEALASYAQSLVLRPHAPEVLTNRAITLLTLGRFAEGFQAYEWRRRQRGWVEPRPPGPEWQGDLIAGQRLLLYAEQGLGDTIQFVRFARIAAARGMEVVLSVQEPLRALLSGLPFLRVLAPDEPLPALHAHAPLMSLPRLLRLDAADLAAGPYLAAQPERVAAWRARLPPGFRVGVAWQGQPGRAIDRGRSLPLACLAPLARVPGVRLVSLQKVHGLDQLDRLPDGMAVTVLPDLDAGPDAFLDTAAVMMSLDLVVTSDTAVAHVAGALGRPVFVALKPVPDWRWGLAGERTAWYPTMRLFRQERRGDWEAMAAAMAREVAGLAGAPARRTARPGPCGCRCRSANSSTRSRSWSSRPSGSPIPPSARTSSGSSRSSTRRWRRAGSCRRRWRRSRPPCAGSTPSSGMPRAGSAPAPRTPPPGTSWSPSPCGSAPRTSAARP; from the coding sequence TTGACCGGCGCGGCGGAATTGCGGGAGGCCCTGCGCGAGCAGCGGGCCGGCCAGGTCGAGGCGGCCCTGGCGCGCTGCGAGCGGCTCCTGGCGCGCGAGCCGCGCAACGTCGCGGCGGCGCGCCTGGCGGCCTGCCTCTGCTTCGGCCTCGGCCGGTTCGAGGCGGCCCTGGCGCGGTACGACCGCGCCCTCGCCCTGGATCCGGACCACGCCGAGACCCTGCGCGACCGCGGCGTCACCCTGCAGGCCCTGTCGCGGCCCGAGGACTCCCTCGCCTCCCTGGAGCGCGCGCTGGCGCGCGACCCCGCCTCCGCGGCGACGTGGTTCGACCGCGCCAACGCGCTCGTGAGCCTCGGCCGGCCCGAGGACGCTCTGGCGAGTCTCGACCGCGCCCTGGCGCTGAGGCCTGCCGACCCGGACGCGCTCGGCAACCGCGGCAACGTCCTGCACGAGCTCGGGCACCTGGACGAGGCGCTGGCGAGCTACGCGCAGAGCCTCGTCCTGCGGCCGCACGCGCCGGAGGTTCTGACCAACCGGGCGATCACGCTGCTGACGCTCGGCCGCTTCGCGGAAGGGTTCCAGGCCTACGAGTGGCGGCGGCGCCAGCGCGGCTGGGTGGAGCCGCGCCCGCCCGGCCCCGAATGGCAGGGCGACCTGATCGCCGGCCAGCGGCTCCTCCTCTACGCCGAGCAGGGCCTGGGCGACACGATCCAGTTCGTGCGCTTCGCCCGGATCGCGGCCGCGCGGGGGATGGAGGTGGTGCTCAGCGTCCAGGAACCCCTGCGCGCCCTGCTGAGCGGCCTGCCCTTCCTGCGGGTGCTCGCGCCGGACGAGCCGCTGCCGGCCCTGCACGCCCACGCGCCGCTGATGAGCCTGCCGCGCCTGTTGCGGCTCGATGCGGCGGACCTCGCCGCCGGCCCCTACCTCGCGGCGCAGCCGGAGCGGGTCGCGGCCTGGAGGGCGCGGCTGCCGCCCGGATTCCGGGTCGGGGTGGCGTGGCAGGGGCAGCCCGGCCGGGCGATCGACCGCGGCCGCTCGCTGCCCCTCGCGTGCCTCGCGCCCCTGGCGCGGGTGCCGGGCGTGCGGCTCGTCAGCCTGCAGAAGGTGCACGGGCTCGACCAGCTCGACCGCCTGCCCGACGGGATGGCCGTGACGGTGCTGCCGGACCTCGACGCGGGCCCGGACGCCTTCCTGGACACGGCGGCGGTGATGATGTCGCTCGACCTCGTGGTGACGAGCGACACGGCCGTCGCCCACGTGGCGGGCGCGCTCGGCCGGCCGGTCTTCGTGGCGCTCAAGCCGGTGCCGGACTGGCGCTGGGGCCTCGCCGGGGAGCGGACGGCCTGGTACCCGACGATGCGGCTGTTCCGGCAGGAGCGTCGGGGCGACTGGGAGGCGATGGCCGCCGCGATGGCGCGGGAGGTCGCCGGCCTCGCGGGGGCGCCGGCGCGCCGGACGGCGCGCCCGGGACCGTGCGGGTGCCGGTGTCGCTCGGCGAACTCGTCGACAAGATCACGATCCTGGAGCTCAAGGCCGAGCGGATCGCCGATCCCGCCAAGCGCGCGAACGTCGTCCGGGAGCTCGCGCTCCTCGACGCGGCGCTGGCGGCGAGCGGGCTCCTGTCGGAGGAGGTGGCGGCGCTCCAGACCACCCTGCGCGGGATCAACGCCGAGCTCTGGGATGCCGAGGGCCGGATCCGCGCCTGCGCCCAGGACGCCGCCGCCCGGGACGAGCTGGTCGCCCTCGCCCTGCGGATCAGCACCACGAACGAGCGCCGCTCGGCCGTGA
- a CDS encoding HD domain-containing protein, with the protein MITTAHLAAEALGDHLAAALRGTFGATQAPLAEMVGSVARLALECLANSDALYHDLEHTLLVTQVGLDILRGRTLLEPVTAGDWAHLLVACLMHDIGYVRGILPGDSAREGYVVDAAGGRVVLPRGASDAALTAHHVERSKLFVSARLGQSDLLDAARIARSIEHTRFPAEETCPGRDPADEACLVRAADLIGQMGDPLYLRKANALFHEFEEAGTNAALGYTSPADLVERYPDFFWRSVSSHLDGALKYLDVTVSGRQWIAGLQANVFRAERPGGFGPPRAAP; encoded by the coding sequence ATGATCACCACCGCCCACCTGGCCGCCGAGGCGCTCGGCGACCACCTCGCGGCCGCCCTGCGGGGCACCTTCGGGGCGACGCAGGCGCCCCTGGCCGAGATGGTCGGCTCGGTCGCGCGCCTCGCGCTGGAATGCCTGGCGAATTCCGACGCGCTCTACCACGACCTGGAGCACACGCTGCTCGTCACCCAGGTCGGGCTCGACATCCTGCGCGGCCGGACCCTGCTGGAGCCGGTCACCGCCGGCGACTGGGCGCACCTGCTGGTGGCCTGCCTGATGCACGACATCGGCTACGTGCGCGGCATCCTGCCGGGCGACTCGGCCCGCGAGGGCTACGTCGTCGACGCCGCCGGCGGACGCGTGGTGCTGCCGCGCGGCGCCTCCGACGCGGCGCTGACCGCCCACCACGTCGAGCGCTCGAAGCTGTTCGTGAGCGCCCGCCTCGGCCAGTCGGACCTGCTCGACGCGGCCAGGATCGCGCGGTCGATCGAGCATACCCGCTTCCCGGCCGAGGAGACCTGCCCGGGCCGCGACCCGGCGGACGAGGCCTGCCTGGTGCGCGCCGCCGACCTGATCGGCCAGATGGGCGACCCGCTCTACCTGCGCAAGGCGAACGCGCTGTTCCACGAATTCGAGGAGGCCGGCACCAACGCCGCCCTGGGCTACACCTCGCCGGCCGACCTGGTGGAGCGCTACCCGGACTTTTTCTGGCGCAGCGTGTCCTCCCACCTGGACGGGGCGCTGAAATACCTCGACGTGACGGTGAGCGGGCGCCAGTGGATCGCCGGCCTGCAGGCCAACGTGTTCCGGGCGGAGCGCCCGGGCGGCTTCGGCCCGCCCCGGGCCGCGCCGTGA
- the ccoG gene encoding cytochrome c oxidase accessory protein CcoG encodes MTGTSLPAPLYAPRKKIYPAAVHGRFRRIKWGLLVVTLGIYYLLPFLRWDRGPNAPDQAVLLDLPARRFYFFFIEIWPQEFYYVTGLLVLAAMVLFLMNAVAGRIWCGYLCPQTVWTDLFLAVERRIEGDRRAQMRAAGGGWSAERLARAILKHGAWLAIAWWTGGAWVLYFADAPTLVHQLATFQAPFAAWLWIGILTFTTYLLAGHAREQVCTYMCPWPRIQASLIDKEALNITYRYDRGEPRLSLKKAEQARAAGAPAGDCVDCGQCVAVCPTGVDIRNGLQLSCIQCGLCIDACDAVMTRIGRPPGLIAYDSDLAVRRRQQGLPTRIRPVRPRTILYAAMIAVVGSAMLARLLTRPDLGLHVAHERNPLSVTLSDGAVRNAYAVRFINKQHRSRRLDLSLEGIPGARLALAGDPVGEALAREIGPDRTEEVRVLVTVPPPGTAAASTPLTFVLRDPASGAEARLADQFSTRR; translated from the coding sequence ATGACCGGCACCTCCCTCCCCGCCCCGCTCTACGCCCCGCGCAAGAAGATCTACCCGGCCGCGGTCCACGGCCGCTTCCGGCGCATCAAGTGGGGCCTCCTCGTCGTCACGCTCGGGATCTACTACCTGCTGCCCTTCCTGCGCTGGGACCGCGGCCCGAACGCGCCCGACCAGGCGGTCCTGCTCGATCTCCCGGCGCGGCGCTTCTACTTCTTCTTCATCGAGATCTGGCCGCAGGAATTCTACTACGTGACCGGCCTGCTGGTGCTCGCCGCGATGGTGCTGTTCCTGATGAACGCGGTGGCCGGCCGGATCTGGTGCGGCTATCTCTGCCCGCAGACGGTCTGGACCGACCTGTTCCTGGCCGTCGAGCGCCGCATCGAGGGCGACCGGCGCGCCCAGATGCGGGCGGCGGGCGGCGGCTGGAGCGCGGAGCGTCTCGCCCGCGCAATCCTGAAGCACGGGGCGTGGCTCGCCATCGCGTGGTGGACCGGCGGCGCCTGGGTCCTCTACTTCGCGGACGCGCCGACCCTGGTGCACCAGCTCGCCACCTTCCAGGCGCCGTTCGCGGCCTGGCTCTGGATCGGCATCCTCACCTTCACGACCTACCTGCTCGCCGGCCACGCCCGCGAGCAAGTCTGCACCTACATGTGCCCCTGGCCGCGCATCCAGGCGAGCCTGATCGACAAGGAAGCGCTCAACATCACCTACCGGTACGACCGGGGCGAACCGCGCCTGTCGCTCAAGAAGGCCGAGCAGGCCCGCGCGGCGGGCGCGCCGGCGGGCGACTGCGTCGATTGCGGCCAATGCGTCGCCGTCTGCCCGACCGGGGTCGACATCCGGAACGGGCTGCAGCTCTCCTGCATCCAGTGCGGCCTGTGCATCGACGCCTGCGACGCGGTGATGACCCGGATCGGCCGGCCCCCGGGCCTGATCGCCTACGACAGCGACCTCGCCGTGAGGCGCCGCCAGCAGGGCCTGCCGACCCGGATCCGCCCGGTCCGGCCGCGCACGATCCTGTACGCGGCGATGATCGCGGTGGTGGGGAGCGCGATGCTCGCCCGGCTCCTGACCCGCCCGGATCTCGGCCTGCACGTCGCCCACGAGCGCAACCCGCTCTCGGTGACGCTGTCGGACGGCGCCGTGCGCAACGCCTACGCGGTCCGGTTCATCAACAAGCAGCACCGATCGCGCCGGCTCGACCTCTCCCTGGAGGGGATCCCCGGCGCTCGCCTCGCCCTCGCGGGGGACCCGGTCGGCGAGGCGCTCGCGCGCGAGATCGGGCCCGACCGCACCGAGGAGGTCCGCGTCCTCGTCACCGTGCCGCCGCCCGGCACGGCGGCGGCGTCGACGCCGCTGACCTTCGTGCTGCGCGACCCCGCGAGCGGGGCCGAGGCCCGGTTGGCCGACCAGTTCAGCACCCGGCGCTGA
- a CDS encoding DUF6691 family protein, whose translation MRAAPRLLAALASGLLFGVGLALSGMMNPRKVLGFLDLAGAWDPSLAFVLAGAVGVSALGYALKARMAAPLLAPRFEVPANRRVDARLLGGAVLFGVGWGLAGFCPGPALAGLALGLPSVAVFVAAMLAGMLLHRLTAERPRRPALSAGC comes from the coding sequence ATGAGGGCCGCGCCCCGCCTCCTCGCGGCCCTCGCGAGCGGCCTCCTGTTCGGCGTCGGGCTCGCCCTCTCGGGCATGATGAACCCTCGGAAGGTGCTGGGCTTCCTCGACCTGGCGGGCGCCTGGGATCCGAGCCTCGCCTTCGTGCTGGCCGGCGCGGTCGGCGTCTCGGCGCTCGGCTACGCCCTCAAGGCGCGGATGGCGGCGCCCCTCCTCGCCCCGCGCTTCGAGGTGCCGGCGAATCGCCGCGTCGACGCGCGCCTGCTCGGCGGCGCCGTCCTGTTCGGAGTGGGCTGGGGCCTGGCCGGGTTCTGCCCCGGTCCGGCGCTGGCGGGCCTCGCCCTCGGCCTGCCCTCCGTGGCGGTCTTCGTCGCGGCGATGCTCGCCGGCATGCTGCTCCACCGCCTCACCGCGGAGCGCCCGCGCCGCCCCGCGCTCAGCGCCGGGTGCTGA
- a CDS encoding YeeE/YedE family protein, with the protein MALTPFLAPLAGGALIGASAALLLLANGRIAGISGIAGGLLGPPGRETAWRAVFLAGLLLGPVLFRLAAGHWPPVEVEVSWPVLIAAGLLVGFGTRLGSGCTSGHGVCGLARLSPRSLAAVAAFMAAAIVTVFLVRHGVAR; encoded by the coding sequence ATGGCCCTCACCCCCTTCCTGGCCCCGCTCGCGGGCGGCGCCCTGATCGGCGCCTCCGCGGCCCTGCTCCTCCTCGCCAACGGACGCATCGCCGGCATCAGCGGCATCGCCGGGGGCCTGCTCGGGCCGCCGGGCCGCGAGACGGCGTGGCGGGCGGTCTTCCTGGCCGGCCTCCTGCTCGGCCCGGTGCTGTTCCGCCTCGCCGCCGGCCACTGGCCTCCCGTCGAGGTCGAGGTCTCCTGGCCGGTGCTGATCGCGGCGGGCCTCCTCGTCGGCTTCGGCACGCGTCTCGGGTCGGGCTGCACCAGCGGGCACGGGGTCTGCGGCCTCGCGCGCCTGTCGCCGCGCTCCCTCGCCGCGGTCGCGGCCTTCATGGCCGCCGCCATCGTCACGGTGTTCCTGGTCCGGCACGGGGTCGCGCGATGA